Proteins encoded together in one Halalkaliarchaeum sp. AArc-CO window:
- a CDS encoding ABC transporter ATP-binding protein, with product MALLEVNDLTVRFYTQEGAVTAVDNLSYRIERGEKFGVVGESGAGKSVSALSLMRLIDNPGQIESGEILFKGENLLEMSESEVRKIRGNDIAMIFQDAQTALNPVYTVGDQIGEAVRHHLGYSEEEARERTIQLLDRVGIPEAETRYSDYPHEFSGGMQQRAIIAMALSCDPELIIADEPTTALDVTIETKILNLIEELADDMGTAVQLITHDLGVIAEFCDRVMVMYAGKPVEKAPVEDLYYDPKHPYTVGLMSSIPRIGDKRDRLQTIPGTMPDLIELPPGCSFHPRCPFAEEACARTEPSLLDPETGERTTVDSERGAACLEYSGDLSEGLDYDIVVRDETSDPTAAATGGESDE from the coding sequence ATGGCGCTACTGGAAGTCAACGACCTCACGGTTCGCTTCTACACCCAGGAAGGGGCCGTCACCGCGGTCGACAACCTCTCGTACCGGATCGAACGGGGCGAGAAGTTCGGTGTCGTCGGCGAGTCGGGTGCCGGCAAAAGCGTGAGCGCGCTTTCGCTGATGCGGTTGATCGACAATCCCGGACAGATCGAGAGCGGCGAGATCCTGTTTAAAGGGGAGAACCTCCTCGAGATGTCCGAATCCGAGGTTCGGAAGATTCGTGGCAACGACATCGCAATGATCTTCCAGGACGCACAGACCGCGTTGAACCCGGTGTACACGGTCGGCGATCAGATCGGGGAAGCGGTCAGACACCACCTCGGCTACAGCGAGGAGGAGGCCCGCGAACGGACGATACAGTTGCTCGACAGGGTCGGAATCCCCGAAGCAGAGACGCGGTACTCCGATTACCCCCACGAGTTCTCCGGCGGGATGCAACAGCGTGCGATCATCGCGATGGCGTTGTCGTGTGACCCGGAACTCATCATCGCCGACGAACCCACGACGGCGCTGGACGTGACGATCGAGACGAAGATCCTCAACCTCATCGAGGAACTCGCCGACGACATGGGGACAGCGGTACAGCTCATCACCCACGACCTCGGCGTCATCGCGGAGTTCTGCGACCGAGTGATGGTGATGTACGCGGGCAAGCCCGTAGAGAAGGCGCCCGTCGAGGACCTCTACTACGATCCGAAGCATCCGTACACTGTGGGACTGATGAGTTCGATCCCGCGGATCGGCGACAAGCGCGATCGTCTACAGACGATCCCGGGAACCATGCCGGACCTCATCGAACTGCCCCCCGGCTGTAGCTTCCACCCTCGGTGTCCGTTCGCCGAGGAGGCGTGTGCCCGAACGGAGCCGAGTCTGTTGGATCCCGAGACCGGCGAGCGGACGACGGTCGACTCCGAGCGTGGGGCGGCGTGTCTCGAGTACTCGGGCGACCTCTCCGAGGGGCTCGACTACGATATCGTCGTTCGGGACGAAACGTCGGATCCGACCGCCGCCGCAACCGGAGGTGAAAGCGATGAGTAG
- a CDS encoding ABC transporter permease: MTDRSHSQRGRIQVTGFDPERVTERERISDWTGEIQAETETRWVRAYKRFMRNRSALIGLAIVLLMSLAAFLARPIAVWGVTIQPFALAPYDPTTILYLTEDPSVSVYDWPSTDYWMGVDGSGRDLFSRILFGGRYSISIGFVVVMLTASVGMVYGSISGYYGGWVDEIMMRIVDTIYAFPGIVLALIIVTIFGGGYWQLVAAFSLFGWNGYARIMRGEVLSVKESEYVKAAKALGARDRRVIMRHVLPNAMAEVLVVASLNIGVVVIGVAALGFLGLGMPPGTAEWGTMLDQTRETLIQGPGGRIPWHATVFPGLAIFVFVMSMNMIGDGINDALDAQETSVTAGGAQ; this comes from the coding sequence ATGACTGACAGATCTCACTCACAGCGCGGTCGGATTCAAGTCACCGGGTTCGACCCGGAGCGGGTAACCGAGCGGGAGCGGATCTCCGACTGGACGGGCGAAATACAGGCGGAGACCGAAACCCGTTGGGTTCGCGCGTACAAGCGGTTCATGCGGAACCGCTCGGCGCTGATCGGGCTCGCGATCGTTCTGCTCATGAGCCTTGCGGCGTTTCTCGCTCGCCCGATCGCGGTCTGGGGCGTCACGATCCAGCCGTTCGCCCTCGCGCCGTACGATCCGACGACCATCCTCTACCTGACCGAAGACCCCAGCGTCAGCGTGTACGACTGGCCGTCCACTGACTACTGGATGGGGGTCGACGGGAGCGGGCGCGACCTGTTCTCCCGGATCCTCTTTGGCGGCCGATACAGCATTTCGATCGGGTTCGTCGTGGTCATGCTGACCGCCAGCGTCGGGATGGTGTACGGAAGCATCTCCGGCTACTACGGCGGCTGGGTCGACGAGATAATGATGCGGATCGTCGACACGATCTACGCGTTCCCCGGGATCGTCCTGGCGCTGATCATCGTGACGATCTTCGGCGGCGGCTACTGGCAGCTCGTGGCGGCGTTCTCGCTGTTCGGCTGGAACGGCTACGCCCGCATCATGCGCGGGGAGGTGCTGTCTGTCAAGGAAAGCGAGTACGTGAAGGCGGCGAAGGCGCTGGGCGCCCGCGACAGGCGGGTGATCATGCGTCACGTGCTGCCGAACGCGATGGCGGAGGTGCTCGTCGTCGCCTCGCTCAACATCGGCGTCGTCGTGATCGGCGTCGCCGCGCTCGGCTTCCTCGGGCTGGGCATGCCGCCCGGCACCGCCGAGTGGGGAACCATGCTCGACCAGACCCGGGAGACGCTGATCCAGGGTCCGGGCGGCCGGATCCCCTGGCATGCGACCGTCTTCCCCGGGCTGGCGATCTTCGTGTTCGTGATGTCGATGAACATGATCGGTGACGGAATCAACGACGCCCTGGACGCACAGGAGACCAGCGTCACTGCTGGAGGTGCCCAGTAA
- a CDS encoding ABC transporter permease: MSLRRFILKRFLAIIPILFGVSVITFALVHYTPGDPVQQMVGLNPDMTAAEEQAIRRRYGLHRPAHEQYFHWIANVLQGDFGQVYSSGRDVGSIVLMRLPETIALGIFGWVFALGIAIPTGIYAAVKKDQLGDTVSRFLALSGISIPNFWLGLMLILFFALILDLWPVLPPSRQPLYSPEMLWYLILPGVTVGTASAAAIMRVMRTSMAEEMNKDYVTAARAKGLPERKVVLKHVLRNSLISVVTLAALLTAGIVSGSIVVEVVFNWPGLGREFINALTQNEIDLIMAITLVTGVAIIIANLVADIMYAVLDPRIRYD; this comes from the coding sequence ATGAGCTTACGACGATTTATACTCAAGCGGTTTCTGGCGATCATCCCGATACTGTTCGGTGTGTCGGTGATCACGTTCGCACTCGTGCATTATACGCCCGGGGACCCCGTCCAGCAGATGGTCGGGTTAAACCCCGACATGACGGCCGCCGAAGAGCAGGCGATCCGGCGGCGGTACGGCCTCCACCGGCCGGCCCACGAGCAGTACTTCCACTGGATTGCGAACGTGTTACAGGGTGATTTCGGCCAGGTGTACAGTTCGGGCCGTGACGTCGGCTCCATCGTCCTGATGCGGCTCCCCGAGACGATCGCGCTGGGCATCTTTGGCTGGGTGTTCGCGCTGGGGATCGCGATCCCGACGGGTATCTATGCGGCAGTCAAAAAGGACCAGCTGGGCGACACCGTCAGCCGGTTCCTGGCGCTTTCGGGCATTTCGATCCCGAACTTCTGGCTCGGGCTGATGTTGATCCTGTTTTTCGCGTTGATCCTGGATCTCTGGCCCGTGTTGCCGCCCTCTCGACAGCCGCTGTACAGCCCGGAGATGCTGTGGTATCTCATCCTTCCGGGCGTCACCGTCGGGACGGCGTCGGCGGCGGCGATCATGCGCGTGATGCGCACGTCGATGGCCGAAGAGATGAACAAAGACTACGTGACGGCAGCCCGGGCGAAAGGGCTCCCCGAACGCAAGGTCGTGTTGAAACACGTGCTCCGCAACTCGCTCATCTCCGTCGTGACGCTCGCGGCGCTTCTCACGGCGGGCATCGTCAGCGGATCGATCGTCGTCGAGGTCGTGTTCAACTGGCCCGGGCTCGGCCGGGAGTTCATCAACGCCCTGACGCAAAACGAGATCGACCTCATCATGGCGATCACGCTCGTGACGGGCGTCGCGATCATCATCGCGAACCTGGTTGCGGACATCATGTACGCAGTACTCGATCCGAGGATCAGATATGACTGA
- a CDS encoding ABC transporter substrate-binding protein: MVQDTEISSPRINRRRVLQSVGAAGVVGLAGCLEGDEPAEEDDTGIGEEDVDPGEIVEGGTLRVGIGANADSFDGPYSTDTTSTLVQSVVFESLTITDSEGNLYPWLAEDFEVAETQDIERTDYEPYMRTVEAVEEGALPIEEQEIIRHPEDAVPEEGDEVRTLLFEDAEDAVDDGVFGMRIRYNLREGVEFHNGEEMTAEDVIASYDRLKLSDNAAQYFDSTLYYEAIDEYTVDIYGQLPDAEGARELPPMYVYPKELAELPPNDLDPRQGNDPIGTGPYVFDEMEDEQYVEYEKNDNYWVEQMGVDSLDWFEGDDDFPDGPVIDRIEMEIIPDDATRSGALQNDEIDVTTGLTRATLDDFDASEDFEVAGVETGGYEYFQPPIRVEPWDDQRLRQAFNHLVPREQIVENVLAGWARPAWTMIPELAQGAGTTDAQALEEELRPYNEYDPEQAEELAQEVFDEYGIEAPLEVTLEVNADNDDRVQMVELVAESMEQTGLFETEIETFEWTTYVARVLDPEYAERGVIGCIGLSGTFNPHSFCDALHHSSNHGACCNLSGVSFDWLDEMLDNARYGAEVAEDPDLRRERYDEIWRELEELAASAITHFDLQTSVRHESVKGWGQFPFHEGYLNYALFAPQDEQVIYIDE, from the coding sequence ATGGTACAGGATACCGAGATATCCAGTCCACGTATTAACCGAAGACGAGTCCTCCAGAGTGTCGGCGCAGCGGGCGTCGTCGGCCTGGCCGGCTGTCTCGAAGGCGACGAGCCTGCCGAAGAAGACGACACGGGTATCGGCGAGGAAGACGTCGATCCCGGCGAGATCGTGGAGGGCGGAACCCTTCGCGTCGGCATCGGTGCCAACGCTGACTCGTTCGACGGCCCGTACAGTACCGACACGACGTCGACGCTGGTCCAGAGTGTCGTGTTCGAGTCGCTGACCATTACTGACAGCGAGGGGAACCTCTATCCGTGGCTCGCGGAGGACTTCGAGGTCGCCGAAACGCAAGACATCGAGCGCACCGACTACGAGCCGTACATGCGGACGGTCGAAGCCGTCGAAGAGGGTGCGCTTCCGATCGAGGAACAGGAGATCATTCGTCATCCGGAGGACGCAGTTCCAGAAGAAGGTGACGAGGTTCGAACGCTGCTGTTCGAAGACGCCGAAGACGCCGTCGACGACGGCGTCTTCGGCATGCGGATCCGATACAACCTCCGGGAGGGCGTCGAGTTCCACAACGGCGAGGAGATGACCGCAGAGGACGTCATCGCCTCCTACGACAGGCTGAAGCTGTCCGACAACGCCGCACAGTATTTCGACTCGACACTGTACTACGAGGCGATCGACGAGTACACCGTCGACATCTACGGTCAGCTCCCCGACGCCGAAGGCGCACGAGAGCTGCCGCCGATGTACGTGTATCCCAAGGAACTGGCCGAACTTCCACCGAACGATCTCGATCCCCGACAGGGTAACGATCCGATCGGTACCGGCCCGTACGTGTTCGACGAGATGGAGGACGAGCAGTACGTCGAGTACGAGAAGAACGACAACTACTGGGTCGAGCAGATGGGCGTCGATTCGCTCGACTGGTTCGAAGGTGACGACGACTTCCCGGACGGGCCGGTCATCGACCGGATCGAAATGGAGATCATTCCGGACGACGCGACCCGTTCTGGCGCGCTGCAGAACGACGAAATCGACGTGACGACCGGCCTCACCCGGGCGACGCTGGACGACTTCGACGCCTCCGAGGACTTCGAGGTCGCCGGCGTCGAGACCGGCGGCTACGAGTACTTCCAGCCGCCGATCCGGGTCGAGCCGTGGGACGACCAGCGGCTCCGGCAGGCGTTCAACCACCTCGTCCCCCGCGAACAGATCGTCGAGAACGTCCTGGCGGGCTGGGCCCGTCCGGCGTGGACGATGATTCCGGAACTCGCGCAAGGCGCCGGGACGACCGACGCCCAGGCGCTCGAAGAAGAGCTCCGCCCGTACAACGAATACGATCCCGAGCAGGCTGAAGAGCTCGCCCAGGAAGTGTTCGACGAGTACGGCATCGAAGCGCCCCTCGAGGTAACTCTCGAGGTCAACGCCGACAACGACGACCGTGTCCAGATGGTCGAGCTCGTCGCCGAGTCGATGGAACAGACCGGCCTGTTCGAGACTGAAATCGAGACGTTCGAGTGGACAACCTACGTCGCTCGGGTCCTCGATCCGGAGTACGCGGAGCGTGGCGTCATCGGCTGCATCGGCCTGTCCGGCACGTTCAACCCGCACAGCTTCTGTGACGCGCTGCATCACAGCAGTAACCACGGTGCGTGTTGTAACCTGAGCGGCGTCAGCTTCGACTGGCTCGACGAGATGCTTGACAACGCCAGGTACGGCGCCGAGGTCGCCGAAGACCCGGACCTCCGCCGCGAGCGGTACGACGAGATCTGGCGCGAACTCGAGGAGCTTGCAGCCAGTGCGATCACGCACTTCGACCTGCAGACCTCCGTCCGCCACGAGAGCGTGAAGGGCTGGGGGCAGTTCCCGTTCCACGAGGGCTACCTGAACTACGCCCTGTTCGCGCCGCAGGACGAACAAGTTATTTACATCGACGAATAA